The genomic window GCTTTGAGAGGCCTAGTGAGACCACTTTGTGGTTCGTAAACAAACGCTCACACCGACCGAGGTTGTGAACAGTCGTGTAACTAACAAGTGGCCTCCGCCTGTGTGACAAGGAACCGGAAGGACATCGCTTTTAAATAGTCTTTCAAAACTCATGCCACTGTAAAACTCGCAAAACCCGACCCGTTCGATTCTCACTGAATTCCACCCTATGAACCGAACGACACTGAACCGGACGCGTCCAGTCTTCACACTTCTGCGTCCTTGTCTCAGAGCAGGGTTATGGGTGATCATAACATCTACACCATCTTTATTTAGTTCTCTGTTTTCAGCACAGTACCTCTGTTCTGCCTTTGACAGGGCACTGGCAAACTAACTTAAGTGTACTGGAGGTCTAAAGCGCAGacagttatttttattatgGTTTATCCTAGTCTTAGTCATGCTTTATGATAAACCTTTAATATTTTAGGTCTTTATAACAGCCCTGAGCTGAAGAAAGCATAACAGAAGAGATAGGAAACTGAGTGAAGTACTGGTCAATGATCAATATTGGAGTGTTGTGGTGAAACACTGACACCTAGTGGTGACACATTCTCAACTGCAGGAAGGGCAGCTGCATTACTGTTGAGTGACTCCAGTGAGCTACAAGGACACATGTATGAACAGTTTATGATTAAACTTAAGTTCGCTTAACTGAGACGATGTGAGAACGTGTAAAGTAATTAAATTGTGCATGATAAGCTGCGGAGACCAGACGTGAGACATAAAAGAACACACAGATGCCACAGAAATGCTTCTGcaatttttatgttttgctTCATTCTAACTCTACTAtaaaggaaagaggaaagagatacagacagaggcTATTAAAAGTATCTctggtcagagacagacagacagatagatagatagatagacatgcAGTATGTTACACAGGGACAGTGCGAATGATCACAAACGGGTCATCATCTTACCAAAGGCACAGGGTACATACCAAAACAATGccttaaaaatataaaaatacatccTCCATATTTACAGCAAcaacatagttttttttttcctttttccattcATGTCATATGTacaaaagacaacaagaaaaatgaCTAGGACATAATTTGTGAGGGTGGTAACAACAATTAAACTGGATGTGtttaaaaggattaaaaaaaaaaaagtttgacatttttgatgacacttcaaaaaaaaaacaacagctttgtGGTACAATTAAAGAAATACCATGTTATGGTCATAAACATGAGGCGGAACAATCTGGAATATGATGGTTGCCACGGTAATGACTTTTGAATATGAGAATAAGGCGAAGATAAAAGCAGAAACGGTGATAGAGAGCGAGATCAGGTAAAGCATATCAACCCTTTTTATAGCAATAAAAGctttttctttaatgacacTCTTATTGATATGGtgagaaaaaaattgcctttgGAAGGTGAAAATATGAACAAGCCCCAGAACGTTgagaaattcattcatttgatagAATAGATCAAtcaactaaaaacaaaacaaaacaaaacaaaaaaaacacaaatgttttttgacattaaaatgaagaatTAAAGAGATGCACCAAAAAACGGACTCCAACTTGACCAAAGTACTAGTGGATTTGACTGATCAACATTTAACAAAGACCACCAAATAGTACAAGATGGCACAGATTCATGGTTCTGACACTTTAAGACCACACTTCTAACAACAGGACATCACGGAGTTCCCacaacagaggagaaaacatacaTGGAAATCGCCCACAGTCGGAATACAAGCCGCGTGAAACGGAAAAGCTTCCAAACCGAAAACTTCATCATCTGGTGTCAGATGTCATATagtttcaaaaaggaaaaaaaaaaaaacaactgtttttgatttctgattttttttttctttcctgatgTCATAGCATCACTAGCTTAATGAttagacgtgtgtgtgtatgtgtgtgtgtgtagttttttgttgttgttttttttaaatctatttaaaTGCGTTACAGTGTAGTGAAAGTCTGAATAGCCTAGCCTGAATCATGACATATTTGGTTATGTTGGTTTTCTCAGATAACGGGGAAGCATTGATTgctaatatttaaaaaaaaaaaatgtttttgtcatatctGCAGATATCAGCGCACATTATGGTTTCTGGTCTTTTTGCCTTGGTAGAGAACTTATTAAAACTGATCATCCCTGTTCATGATTTCCTCTATATACAAAATTTTTctttacacagaaataaagataaCAACGGAGACAAAAACTGTTTAACAGTTAGAACATCAAGATAATGTAAATTTTACATCATCCTTAGAATCATaaaaattcaacaacaacaacaacaaaaacaaaacattataccattctcttttttttttgtgcataaaataaatatgctcTTTTTTGATGCTGACATAACTTGAATATATTACAGATACTTTGATTTCCATAAAAATACCTCTACCTTTTAAAATagaagtaaacaaataaaatacatttcattgaGAAGAGGAGcaagaaactaaaaaaagagGTCTGAGAGAAGAATTATAAGACGTtaggaaaatatttcattatttcaaaaaAATAAGTTCAGAATAAAAGCGTGTCGAGGCActtaaatgaatgtgttttttttcttcctagtGCAAAACAAGTGCAGTTCCCTCACGAGCTACTAAATGACCTGCCGTCTCCTTTGACGAAAACGTCAGTTCAGTCTGACAGGAGAGACGAGATGCACGCAGAGCATATCACGGACATATATACGGAATGATCTGGAATTAAGGctttatggagaaaaaaaaaaaaaaaaagatatagaaatttagaaaaaaaaaaaaaaaattaagaataaaAGCTAAAGAACGTCTTTGGAGTTTTGGGAATGTAACAATACATGCTTATCTTTTCAGTCACATGGcattgaaacaaaaacaaacaaacagcaaaaacaaacaaacaaacaaacaaataaacaactgaaagggggggggggagagttcTTCTGCTGGCTAATAAAGTTAGGACACCCACCCCCTGCTGGACACTgctcacctcccacacacacacacacacacacacacacacacacacatatttagcTTTGGATGTGCCTTTGTCTACTCGGATAGGTGCTCGGAATTTTCCTTTGACAGAAACTTAACGTAAAATAACAGCAGCTCCCGTACAGCACCACTCCGGCATGGGAGTGAAGCTGCCCACTGAGCACCTGCTCATCCGGCCCCCCCTCACGATCACACAGCCCATGCCGCGGTGTCTGAGCACGCTCAGTGCACTGCAGCAGGGGCGGCGGGTACGCAGTGGGACGAGGACTCCCCTCCGGTGAgaggtgtgggtgggtggggggggggggggggtctggctGGCCTGGTGGATGAGCTGggctgggggtttttttttctggagggcAGCAGGTGGTGGAGGGTTAAAGGGGATGATGAGACGCTGACTGTAGTTTAGTGTCGTGCTGTGGGATGGGGTGAGGTGAATGTGAGATGATGAAGACGTTAGCACACTAGGGGGCGCCAGAGCGCAGAGTGACCTCAGAGATCAGAAAGCAGCGGAGGCCTGCATGTGCGAGGCAGCTCCGCACAGAAGGGTTAGAAATACTCCGCCCCCCCCTCCGGATTTggttctctgagagagagagaaagagacagagagagagagagagagagagagagttaatgtaAGTTATGCAGTCCTTattggaaatgattaaaaataccATTGAAGAGTCTGAGAGTACGGCACGGGTGCCTAACACTCTAGAAACCACACCTAACAGTTTGAATACTCTGTCTACTGGTTTGAATACTCCTGCTACTGGTTTGAATACTCCGGTTACTGGTTTGAATACTCCGGTTACTGGTTTGGTGCAGGTGACAGCGCAGTCTTACCGTTTGTGGTACTGCTCCTCTTTGTGGTGGAACGGGGCGCCGGTTCTGTTGTTGTAGGCCATCGGGTCGGACTGGGTCTCGCTCAGGTACTTGCTGGTCTCGTGAGCCTGCTCAGCGTGATCCTGGCCGAGGTCAAAGGGCGCCCCCTCCCACCCGTCCCCCCCCTCCACGCTCAGGAAGGCCCCGTGGCCGTCCTCCAGCGCGGAGCCCTCATCATAGAAGAGCAGACTGCGGGAGCGGActgtaaacacatgcacgcgcgcacgcacacacacacacacacacacacacacacaaatatacacacacacacacacaaatacacacacacacacataaaccacagacagacaaacacacacacacacacacacacgcatataaaacacagacatacaaatacagacacacacacacacacaaacacaaacacgcatgcatgcacaccacAGACAGAAAGTTAGTTCATTTCGGTTCTTTTGGGATTACTTGGTATTGAGCATTCTAATAATCAACACAATCTATAGCTCTGTgacttttcctctcctctgtctgccctTCAGATTAACAGTGACCGATCTCACAGACGTAACAAGGTCAGACGAAGCCGTGAAGTTTTACTGTGAGTTAGCAGTGTTTTAAAGCCTCGTGTGTTAGCGGATATGCATTATTCAGATGGTGCTAATTCTGACGCGGGTTTGattcggagagagagaggctgtctCTAATGCCTCTCCCGAGAACCTTCGCTTCCATGAACTCAGGTTTCTACGGCAACGCAGCCACCGTCGGCCAATGGAAACATCTGCGAGGCCCTCGTTAAAATGGATGGAGCTGTGTTTTTTAGTGGCTGGCTGGAGTAGGCTTTCAGATAGAGAGCTTATCAAACGCACAGAGAGAAACGAGACCGTGCCCCCCTCCATTTCTAAATCTGTTACAGAGCACTACAGAAGAAAAGGAGcgagacagagactgtgtgagtcgggagaaaatgcattaaaacacattcaaagacaCATAATGATTTCATATCTCAGTTCCCTCTAGGATATCTAACGCCAATTTGGACGTGTGAGTGGTGAACATTGTGGTTTGATACGTTTTAAATAATGTCCGTGTGAAGTATTCATGAAGAGTCCTCAGAAGAACTTCATAAGTCATGTCTTTTTCAAACATAACACGACCAAGCTCACCTCAGATCGTGTTAGCTGGATGGAAACTGAACAAATGATTTGGTTTATAATACactgttacaaaaaaacaaattaactcttttttttttacctagcTCAAGATGAAAGGCTGTTTATTTCATATTCAAGGGTTTGTTGTCCCTAGCATGAAAACAGTAACACATGTTGCTAATCTGCAGAGACAGCCACGTAACCTTAatcctctcactgtgttttttgcCTGCATGGTTTGACTGACGTGTTTCGAGCCGCGGGGACGTACCCTGGCTGATGGTGTAGAGGTCGGGTGAGGGCAGGGGGTCGGAGGTCAGCGCATACGAGGTGGAGGAGAACTCAGGCAGACAGGGCACGAGGGAACCCACcaccaacacaaaacacagtgcCACCACCTGGTGGGAGGGAACCACACACGTGGTGAGCGCACAAACACCACCCAGCGGAACTCTTTCAGAAGAGTGCTGTTTCAGGATAAGTGTTTTCGGCTTTCTTAGTGTAAATTATGGACACATTGTCTTACACACAATCGTTGTTATTGTCATGTAGGTGATATGCCAAAATCTGACACTCCTGGAAATAAACGCGCAAGTGCATCTGAAAACTGGGACTGAATTTAAAACGTCATATGACTACTGTTAGCCAATGGGATTGCACATGTGCTGGGCACAACTGTCAAACGTCATATAatacagtcacatgacacattCTAGTTAGCCAATGAAAATCAGTTTTGTCAAGTTGTAAAGTCTGAATGAGTTAGCATGTGTCATTTGTCCGTTTGTTAATCTAGCAGTGATGAAAGATACCTCAGCAAACCACCGCTGCTGGTTGGGGCTGTATCTTTATTCTGATAGTTAAACATATCAGTGTTTGGAAAAACAGCAAGGCTGTGAACGATATTCAAAACGTCCGATCAAGTGGAACAATTTACAAATATGCACCTAGGCAAAATTCCAATGAAAACTTTTGggtttttctgatgtttttgttttcatacacaGTTTCTCTTGCAGATATCGATATTTGGAGTTTATAATAACTGACGGGTTGATTTTTTCGGGGAGAGGAGGTAGGGTCGGTCCTTGAATGTCCTCAGCTGACAGGAACGGAGCGCGTGCGGCGGAATTTGCCAGAAGTGAATGCTGTCGGAATTTTTGCGGGCGCTTATAACAGTGTGGACTGTGAGGGAGCCCTGTACTGTTCCTTTCCCTTAGCCTTTGACAAGTTCAAATTCCTCACAGTGATAGCAGCTGGCTGAACCCTGAGAACAGTGCAGCGAGACAGCACAATGAACTTATAAACCTCAACtcagctgatctcagatcagaaccaaaacaccacaaaaccTGATCACCGCAAATACTCCTAAACCtggccctctgtgtgtgtgtgtgtgtgtgtgtgtgtccatcaaTGTGAGTAGTAATTAAGATCATCTTTATGTTTGCACAGTatccttgtgtgagtgtgtgtgtgtgagtgtgtgagtgtgtgagtgtggcgtaACATCTCACCATAAGGCAAGTCCCTGTTTGCGTGGAAGCTATTTTATAGGAGCGAGGAACCTTCCCACTCACGAGGGCCTGAAGTTTCTGCAGCTGCTGTAGTAAAgacctacacacagagagagcagagaaacacacagaggtcagcgtgagacacacactcacacacgcgcacgcgcgcgcacacgcacatgtacgcatgcatgcacacagagtgaaacagtATGTAAAGACAAATCATTGCATTCATAGTTTTCATGTATGACTTAATTATATGTGACTTCCagcagaaaagtaaaaaaaagaaaaaaccctaaTAAAAACAGTAATTCTGTATGTCCTAAGTGTCCCCCTGTGCCTGTGCTTGTTGGTTTGAGTTAGCAGAGATCATGTAAGGATAGCGCACACAGGACCAGGCTACGACAGGTTGTGTTATATAACCCAAACTACAGAGACTCCTTCAAAGTACCACTAAACACACGTTTTGAGTGAATACATAACTTCCCTAAAGCCGCACACAcccactcacgcacgcacacacaggcacacaggcgtacacacacacacacacacacacacacacacgcacactcaggcacacacaggcacacacaggcacacaggcacacaggcacacacgcacacacaggcacacacacacagcaacgtGTTTCAGGTTGAGTGTCCTCCAGTGCTCCCAAACGCTGGAGCACTCActtgtgaaatatttttaaccACTAAAAATCAATATCTATGTTAATTCTTTGAGGAGTTGCTGCATAAAACTTTATTTGAAAATCCAAAGGCAGACAATGCTCTCTGCTGGCAAGTCTCTATCGTACAGTTGGCAGTGGAAGGAGTGGAAATGGCTAGAATTTTCATAATCTGTTGTGTCTAATGTCAACTAATTACTTGGAACttctgtgagagtgtgaggttttttttttcataggacTACCTTATCTTGTAAACTGCCTTGTTGAGTCTTTCTATGATAACATATCTATCCTGTATCTTAGGGTGTTAACGACTAATGTGAGATTATGTCGGATTCACTGTCTATTACTTGGGTGCATTGCAGGGCAGATGATTCAGAGTTGATGAATTTCCAAGGTAAACCATGCATTAAGGGTCAAGATGACACGTCAGTGCACGCTAGATATTTCGCATGCACAGGCTCCCCGAGGTAAAGGCAAAGAGCATGGCTCAGACATAACCAGTtctgaccagcagagggcgccaAACTGCCCCTCAATAGTAAGcgttcagtgtgttttatgcGGTCTGGTGGAACTATAATAAAAGCCCACATGACTCACAGTCAAAACATATAATAAGCGTGCACAGCTATATCATGCACAGTAACACATAACTGATGTGGACACATACTCCTTAAATACACACAACTAAAGAGCCTGTCTCTTAACAGCCGCCTTGAATATCACACTGTCATCTGAGTTTTGGTTAGAAAGTAAGTtacaaaagaaggaaaaacaagcaGGAGAGTATTTTTAAGGAGCGAATGATCATGATTAATAACTATACTGACAGctacgggaaaaaaaaaaaattaaaagaaaaataaaattcagcCAATTCTAAGCAAACTCAAGCGAGTGACTCCAATAACCTAAAACTAGTCCAAAAAGATCTCTCCATCcagagatgaaaaaacaaaacaaaacaaaatagccaaaacaaacagagggctGAGACGACAGAGAAGAGGCGCAAACAGACTTATCTAAAACTCGACCATTTCTTTCcgtatttattgtttttaatctcCTAATTGCTCCTCTTTTGGtatataaacaaacacgcacactcacgtCTCCAAACTCCTCCACCTCTTGCCactaccaaacacacacatactcacacacacactcacacacacacacacacaccttgagtCTCACTCCTTTGGACTTTGGAAGCTGAGTAAGAGAACTATGTTGGCCGCCTGTTGGCTTCACTCACATCTCTAATTATAAAAGAGCAGCCTCCATCCAACACTTTAGATAAAACCTCTCACTTTATACTGTAATTAGGACAAAGCAGACCCTCCCTCCGCCCATCACCCCCCAcgctgtgtgtatatgtgcaaaGCAAGCAACTCTCTGGGACTCTGGTTGTTAATGAGAGGCTCCTGATGCGATTCTTACTGCTTTACAAGTCGAGATTAAAGATTACAGGACATTGTTCTTTGTCTAATGATACGACTGAGAGCAACTGTAAAGCTTTGCAGCGTAACGGCGCTTCTGGAAGTTCGCAGCAGGAAGTCTCAGCCAAGTTTCAAGGCCCCAcaagaagaacaggagcacagGCACATGACAGTGTTACGAAAAATGGGCTTGGTGAAGGTTTGGCCTTTGTCCTGTAATACTTcataatttctctctgtctttttttttattatttagatATGCCTTTAGCCTGGGGTCAAATGAACTAATTTCCTTGTAGGAAGACACATATAATGAAACATTAGTGGAGAAACTGGTTCCCAACTGGATAATCACGTCACACTGCATACGCACGTTCAACCGACTAGACGGCAGAGAGTGGGACGCGTGTGAGTTTTGACACCTGCTGAGCGGTAAAGTAGCCTGTGTAAAGAATCAGCAACatcagaaaggaaaaaaacaaaagcaagacCTAAAAAACACGTTGGACTTTCTTGTTTATTGAATAAAGGAGCAGAGGAAGCCGTCTGTGGCTCTGGCCtcgttatacacacacacacacacacacacacacacacacacagaccacccAGGAACAAAAGAAAGGTGAGAGTTCTATGAACCTGGGTGGActtacacacgcgcgcgtgtgcgcatgcgAGTGCTAACCAGGAGACCAAAAGCTTCCAAAACTGCCTGGCTGAATTGGCCGTGAAATACACACCAGCCTAGGGTAGATAACACAGCGGCACACGTGCccattccctcacacacacggacacacacacggacacacacacacacttgacacaCATCCTTCTGAAACCACGAAGGCCTCACCTGTTTGCACTCTCCAGCGTCTCCACCTTCCTCCACAACTCGTTGTTCTCAGAGGTGTAGTTCTCCACCCTgccaatgaaaaacagtctcAGCTCAGACACCtgggactcacacacacacacacacacacactcactcactcattctgcTCTGAGGACTGGGGAAGAGGGAACAAAGGAGACCAGTCTTTTCCTCTGGACTTCTAACAGCCGACGGTTTGTTTAGGCAGGTAAATGAACTGTTTCAATGAAATTACCAGATTTAACAGAAAATTTAACAAATGAACAAGGCCTAAtgttagggggggggggggggcgttttttggtttgtttgtttgtttgttttcgttttttgatGTCATATGTTTGTCCAAAGACATGAAGAATGATTAATTGCCCCATAAATGGGAGATAAATGAAGCACTACTGTGTCGCTGGAAAGTGTAATAATTTGGTCTTcccagaaaaaaataattcactccctctctctcatacacacacacacacacacagacacactcatacacacagacacagttacacacacacactccagcctCAGAACAGGAGAATGATTCATCTGACCCAGTCTAACTATAGAGAGCAAAGaacccctctgtttttttttttgtttttgtttttttaacttttactgGAGagttcacagagaaaacaaaaagaaggaaaggtGAAAAAGTATATAAGGAGTAAggctgagagcgagagaggacagagagagagagaggatgagagagagagagagagagagagagagaggatgagagagagagagaggacagagagagagagaggatgagagagagagagagagagagagagaggatgagagagagagagagagagagagagagagagagagagagaggatgagcaagagagagagaggatgagagagagatagagagagagagagagagagagagaggatgagagagagagagagagagagagagagaggatgagagagagagggagggtgattAAAACAAGGGAGAAAAAGGCAAATGTGGGAATTcaggagctggagaaagagtacagcacaacggagaggagaggagaggagaggagaagaaaagaaaggatgagCCAGAGAGAAGAAGGGGAAGGTCTCCACCCTTACTTTTTCTCCAGACATTCCACGTATTCCTTCTTCTTTCTGCGACTCTCCTGAGCAGAGATCTGACGGATCACAAAACGAGGCAGTGTGTGAAAATATCGATAAGACAAAAAATAAGACATTATAATGAActgtctttggttttttttcactcgCTCTCAACAgtcaagacaaacacaaaacccacagcagttACGGGCCAAACGCTTGACTGCAAGCTcagaaatgccttttttttgggggggggggtgaagaatACCTTGTTTTTGATCTTCCTGCGGACTCTCTTGAGCGCTTTCTCCTCGGTCTTGGTGAGAGGCAGTTTGTTGGGGACGGGGTAACCCTCCGCGATCAGTGTccgtttctcctcctctgtcagaaTCAGAGGCCCTGACGTCCCCTGCAGCTTCTGCACGACAACAAACATTTATCAGCAtattttcccccctccccccaggcATCAGCTCACGCTGCCCTGCCCGGGAACTCCGACCCCACCCACTCCTATCCAACCCCTAAGCACAGTGAGCTCTGCTTCCTGACCGATGGAAACAGCCACACATGCAAATGCTTTCTGAGAATCTGAAGAGATTCACATTCATCCTCAAAGCGATCTTCTCCTCTTATCTGTTCATAGCTATGCATTATTTCCACTTTTAAACTTTCTTCAGACAGGCACCTCTTACCATCCTTAAACAAGAACCAGAGGGATGTTAGTTCTCAGCTGGTGTGTCGGGTTACGGTTCTGTGTTGTAGCCGTATGGATTCCACTCATAGAAGTGCGGAAAGCTTAGACATGTCTAAGGCCGGACCGTAGCTACACTACAGCTATTAAAGGGGAGCCACCATAGCTTtcccagacacacagatgtcCGTGTTAGTGAGGGGAGGTGACAGTTGTGTCGAGTCGAGTCTCGTCTCCACTCACGTGCGGGGCGGTGAGAAGAGGCGAGGAGGAAATGGCTGCAGAGGTGCGGGCCTGCAGGCGGGCGGGGCTGGACGGCGGCAGCGAATGAGGGCTCTGGGATCCGTCGCTGTCGCTGCCGTGGCTACTGGGCGGAGTTGGAGGAAGCTGCAGATGCTCGTCTGTGaacgaaaaaaagagaggaaaacgcAAACGGTCGTTATGAGTCAACTACAGGGTCTGGATGCACTCGTTTACGTTGGAACGACGGAACGCCGGAACGTTGGAATGAGGGCGTGGCCACGCTATGCATCTACGACAACGTCAACAGGCCCGATGGCTCTCACTGATGTTTGATTCttcaagtgaaaatgaaagattaaaaCAGCGCCCCATATCTCTTCACAGTAAACAATGTACATACTACATAAACAACAGTCAGATGTTTGATTGGGTGTCAGATAAGATATGGCATAGCAATATACAAAGCATTCATTCATGCCGTGACTGGGCTTGTGCTAGATCAGCCTGCAGGTTCTGTGGTATTTGTGTTTGATGGGACTGGAGGTTCTGTGGTATTTATGTTAGATCAGCCTGCAGGTTCTGTTGGGCTTGTGCTAGATCAGACTGCAGGTTCTGTTGGGCTTGCGTTGGATCAGCCTGCaggttctgttgtgtttgtgttagatcAGACTGCaggttctgttgtgtttgtgttagatcAGACTGCgggttctgttgtgtttgtgttagatcAGACTGCgggttctgttgtgtttgtgttagatcAACCTGCGGgttctgtggtgtttgtgtttgatgggACTGGAGGTTCTGTGGTATTTGTGTTAGATCAGCCTGCaggttctgttgtgtttgtgttagatcAGCCTGCaggttctgttgtgtttgtgttagatcAGCCTGCaggttctgttgtgtttgtgttagatcAGACTGCgggttctgttgtgtttgtgttagatcAACCTGCGGgttctgtggtgtttgtgtttgatgggACTGGAGGTTCTGTGGTATTTGTGTTAGATCAGCCTGCaggttctgttgtgtttgtgttagatcAGCCTGCAGGTTCTATTGGGCTTGTGTTAGATCAGCCTGCaggttctgttgtgtttgtgttagatcAGACTGCaggttctgttgtgtttgtgttagatcAGACTGCaggttctgttgtgtttgtgttagatcAGACTGCAGGTTCTGTTGGGCTTGCGTTGGATTGGCCCACAGGTGACTCCTCAGTGGGGTCGTGTGTGGGGTCCAGTCCAGATGAGACTTCAGAACATATTTAGCCAGACCTCATAAAAACCATACCGACAGCCAAAGCCATAACGAACATGGCAAATGAGCCAGAGTAGAATAGCCAGCTCAAATAAAGAGACAACTTCATTCCAAAGGATGATGCAGCCAACCataattattattcttattgCTCCGTTCCATGTACCTGTCAGCAGGCGCCCCGTGTCTGGGGGAGGGACTGGGAGGGGGGGCGGTGCGTAATCCAAGAAGGCGAGATGAAACTGAATCGCCAtccttctctcttgctctctccctctctctctctctttctctctctctcgccctctctctctctctgtctctctttctctctgtctctctttctctctgtctctctgtctctctctctctctctctctctctctctctccctccctctctgtctctctctctccctccctctctgtctctctctctccctccctctctgtctctctctccctctgtctctctctctttctctctctgtctctctctctctttctctctctcattcctgcaAACAGCTTGGCCCTCATCCAGTTCCCATCCAAATTCCCTCTATGCCCGTGTGTAAATTCTGTTAGAGTGGGAAAACGGAGACTTGGGATTGTGggaaatgtgtttgtctttgacaGATACGAT from Chanos chanos chromosome 2, fChaCha1.1, whole genome shotgun sequence includes these protein-coding regions:
- the creb3l1 gene encoding cyclic AMP-responsive element-binding protein 3-like protein 1, producing MDTILDNFASDKLFPNSNLLDLEDLNETDFLTNVHFSEQMEDFSNELFNSFFDEHLLVERNPLLDMELDPPNPDIQTEHSYSLSGDSAPQSPSMSIKMDDDAESEGMWSFSQDLTAILVKQEPNLLTDTPPPAVAPVLNPASQPLNLAPPPQRKAPEEKSSKELNLNPAPAIKAEPREVNQFLTVPTDEHLQLPPTPPSSHGSDSDGSQSPHSLPPSSPARLQARTSAAISSSPLLTAPHKLQGTSGPLILTEEEKRTLIAEGYPVPNKLPLTKTEEKALKRVRRKIKNKISAQESRRKKKEYVECLEKKVENYTSENNELWRKVETLESANRSLLQQLQKLQALVSGKVPRSYKIASTQTGTCLMVVALCFVLVVGSLVPCLPEFSSTSYALTSDPLPSPDLYTISQVRSRSLLFYDEGSALEDGHGAFLSVEGGDGWEGAPFDLGQDHAEQAHETSKYLSETQSDPMAYNNRTGAPFHHKEEQYHKRVLTSSSSHIHLTPSHSTTLNYSQRLIIPFNPPPPAALQKKKPPAQLIHQCTERAQTPRHGLCDREGGPDEQVLSGQLHSHAGVVLSLGLHWRRKWGRWLMCLMREDANRLHHSAKGQPMRSNGSHAEWTSPEALSRISSENSFSDRLTLDRDVQSIEPISERH